A single window of Nicotiana sylvestris chromosome 3, ASM39365v2, whole genome shotgun sequence DNA harbors:
- the LOC138888774 gene encoding large ribosomal subunit protein eL28z-like, with translation MTTVPGQLVWEIVKKNNSFLVKEFGNGTAGVVFSKEPNNLYNLHSYKHSGLANKKTVTIQAEGKDKSVLLATSKTKKQNKPSTLLNKSVMKKEFRRMTKAVTNQVADNYYRPDLKKAALARLSAVNRSLKVAKSGVKKKNRQA, from the exons ATGACAACAGTTCCAGGGCAACTTGTATGGGAGATCGTGAAGAAAAACAACTCCTTTTTGGTTAAGGAGTTCGGTAATGGTACCGCCGGTGTTGTTTTCAGCAAAGAACCTAACAATCTTTACAACCTTCACTCTTACAAACACTCTG GCCTAGCAAACAAGAAAACTGTGACTATCCAGGCTGAGGGGAAAGATAAGTCTGTGTTGCTTGCCACATCGAAGACCAAGAAGCAAAACAAGCCTTCAACTTTGCTGAACAAATCTGTGATGAAGAAGGAATTCCGCAGAATGACCAAGGCTGTAACCAACCAG GTTGCAGACAACTACTACAGGCCAGATCTGAAGAAGGCAGCCCTTGCAAGGCTGAGTGCCGTGAACAGGAGTCTCAAGGTTGCCAAGTCAGGTGTTAAGAAGAAGAACAGGCAGGCTTAA